Sequence from the Gemmatimonadetes bacterium SCN 70-22 genome:
TGCAGATCGGCCAGGACGGGGACCGCCCGCTCGGCCGCCGCCGACGGGGTCGGCGCCCGCCAGTCCGCCACGAGATCGCACAGGGTGACGTCCACCTCGTGCCCCACCGCCGAGATGATCGGGACGGGGCACGCCGCCACGGCCCGCGCCAGCTGCTCGTCGTTGAACGCCCACAAGTCCTCGCGCGAGCCCCCGCCGCGCCCGATGATCGCCGCGTCGGCCCCGCCCCAAGCCGCCAGGCGCTCGAGCGCCGCGCATAACGACGCCGGCGCCCCGTCCCCCTGCACCACCGCCGGGATCAACACCAGCTCCACCAGCGCGTTGCGGCGCTGCGTCACCGAGACGATGTCGTGCAGCACCGCCCCGCCGGGGCTCGTGATCACGGCAATGCGGCGCGGGAAGAACGGGAGCGGACGCTTGCGCGCCGGGTCCAGGAGCCCGTCACGCTCGAGGCGCGCACGCGAGAGCTCGAACGCCTTGCGCCACAGCCCGTCGCCCACGGCGTCGAGCGACTTCACCGAGAACTGCAGCGAGCCGCGTGCCGGATACAGCGTCACCTGCCCCAGCGCCACGACCGTCATCCCCTCGTCGGGAGGGGCCGGAATGCGCCGCGTCTCGCGCGACCACACCACGCAGCTCACCGACGCCTCCTGGTCGCGCAGCGTGAAGTACCAGTGGCCGTTGCGGTGCTGCTTGAAGTCCGTCACCTCGCCGCGGACCCACAGCGGCGGGAATGCCCCCTCGAGGACGTCCTTGACGGTTCGCGTGAGGGTCGCGACCGAGATTGCCGCCAGCGGGCTCTCGCCAGGTGCAAGCAGCGAGGCGTCGTCCCCCAGCGCCTCGGCCGGTACGCCCCCCCGCATGGGCGTCGACGGGATGGCGGCGCCCCCCTCGCCCTCCAGCGCAAACAGGTCCGGCGCCTCGCGGGGAGGCGTCGCGGCCCCCCGCGAACGCCGAGCCGGTGTCACGATGGCTGTGCCGGCGCCGCCTGCCGCGCCGCGCGCACGGTGTTCTTGAGGAGCATCGCGATCGTCATCGGTCCCACGCCGCCCGGGACGGGAGTGATGTGCGAGGCGACCTTCGAGGCGCTCTCGAAGTGGACGTCGCCCACGATGCGGTAGCCCCGCTTGTCGGTGGGATCGTCGACGCGCGAGATCCCCACATCGATCACCACCGCGCCCGGGCGGATCATGTCGCCGGTGATCGATTCCGGACGTCCCAGCGCCGCGATGACGATGTCGGCGCGGCGCGTGTGCGCCGCGAGGTCACGCGTCCGGGAGTGGCACACCGTCACCGTGCAGTCGCCTCCCGCACCCTGCTGGATCAGGAGCGACGCCATCGGCTTCCCCACGATGTTGCTGCGCCCCACGACCACGACGTCCTTTCCCGAAGTCGAGATCCCGTAGCGCACGAGAAGCTCCTGCACCCCGGCCGGCGTGCATGGGGCGAACCCGTCCTTCTCACCGATGAGGAGCTTCCCCACGTTCACCGGGTGGAAGCCGTCCACATCCTTGTGCGGGGCAATGCGACGCACGACGGTATTGGCGTCCATGTGCTTCGGGAGCGGGCTCTGCACCAGGATGCCGTGCACCGTCGGGTCGGCGTTGAGACGATCGATGAGCGCCTCCAGCTCGGCCTGCGCCGTCTCGGCGGGGAGGCGAATGGTCTCCCCCTTCATCCCGGCCTCGACGCTCGCCTTCTCCTTGGACTTCACGTACGACTGGCTGGCCGGATCCTCGCCGACGATCACCACCGTCAGTCCCGGCGTGATTCCCCTGGCCTTGAGCTCGGCCACTTCGCGCGCCACGTCCTCGCGAACGGCGCGGGCCACCGCCACGCCATCGATGCGCTGCGCCAGCTGGTGCGTGCTATCGTGCGACATCCACCGCCCTCGTCTCTCGGATGATGACCACCTTGATCTGTCCCGGATATTGCAGCTCGGCCTCGATGCGCCGCGCGATCTCGTCGGCGAGCGCTCCCATCCGCACGTCGTCCACTCCGTCCGGCGTGACGATCACGCGCAACTCGCGCCCCGCCTGGATGGCGTAGACCTTGTCCACCCCCTTGTAGCTCGAGGCGATCTTCTCCAGCCCCTCGAGGCGCTTCACGTACGTCTCGAACGCCTCGCGGCGCGCCCCGGGGCGCGACCCCGAGATCGCGTCCGCCGCCTGCACCAGCACCGAGATCTCGCTCTCGTGCGGGACGTCGTCGTGGTGGGCGGCGATGGCGTTGATGATGAGCGGATGCTCGCCGTATTTCGTCGCGACCTCGACCCCGAGCTGGACGTGCGTCCCTTCGTGCTCGTGCGTCAGGACCTTGCCGATGTCGTGCAGCAGCGCCCCTCGCTTGGCCATCGCCACGTCGAGCCCGAGCTCGGTAGCCATGATCCCCGCAAGGTGCGCCACTTCCTTCGAGTGATCGAGGATGTTCTGTCCGTAGCTCGTGCGCCACTTCATGCGCCCGACGAGCTTGATGATTTCGGGATGCAACCCGTGGATCCCGGTCTCGTACGCCGCCTCCTCGCCCAGTTCGACGATCTGCTGGTCGACCTCCTTCCGCGACTTGGCGACCACTTCCTCGATGCGCCCCGGGTGGATGCGCCCGTCGGTGACGAGCTTTTCCAGCGAGAGCCGCGCCACCTCGCGCCGGATGGGATCGAAGCACGAGACCACGACGGTATCGGGGGTGTCGTCGATGACGACGTCCACCCCCGTCGCGAGCTCGAAGGCGCGAATGTTCCGTCCTTCGCGCCCGATGATGCGTCCCTTCATCTCGTCGTTCGGCAGCGCCACCGACGACACCGAGATCTCGCTCGTGTGCTCCGAGGCGATGCGCTGGACCGCGAGCGCGACGATCTTCTTGGCCTCGCGCTCCGCGTTCTTCCGCGCGGTCTCGCGAATTTCCCTGATCCGGTTGGCGGCGTCGGCCTCGGCTTCGCGCTCGAGTCGGGCGATCAATTCCGTCTTGGCCTCGGAGGCCGACATCCCCGCCAGCGACTCCAGGCGGCGCCGCTCGTCGGCGATGAGCCGCTCGAGTTCCTGCTCGCGCTCGGCCACCGACTTCTCCTTCCGCCCGAGGTCGCTGGCGCGACGACCGAGATCACGATCGCGTTGGTCGAGCACGTCCATCTTCTTCTCGACCTGCGCCTCGCGCTCGTCCACGCGGCGCTCCTCGCGCTCCACCTCGTCGCGGCGGTGGCGGGCTTCGACCTCCCACGCCTCGCGCAGCTTGATCAGCTCCTCCTTCCCGGCGAGGACGGCGCTCTTCCGCATGGACTCCGCCTCGCGCTCGGCGTCGCCCACGATCCGCTTGGAGAGCTCCTCGGCGGTCGCCTTGGCCTGCTTCTGTGCTCCCACCTCGGCGCTGCGTCCCGCGCGGCGCCCGAGAACGAAGAACGCTGCGGAGGCGGCAACGCACAGCACGCCCAGCGCAGCGACGAGAAACGTCGGATTCATGTCGATCTATGCTCCATCGCGGCAGCGCCACGAGGTCGAGGGAAACCACGGCTGATCGCGCATGGAGCTCATGACGCCGGGGCCTCCGATCCGACGCCGACGTAGGGCATGGGATGGGAGGCGCTAAGTCGTGCAGGAGCTACAACCTACGCCTCAGCGGGTTAGTCTCCGTCAAGCTACCTGCCGGGCGCGCACTTGGCAATTAGCCGAGTGGGTAGGACGCCCCCGACCTCAGATCGCCTGGACTTCCCCGGTGTCGCCTCGTTTGGCCGGCGGGAGCCACCGCCTGATCTCGCCCGACAAACTGTCGATGGCCTCGTCGAGCGACGCCGCCGAGGCGCGGGCCCGGAAGAGCTCATCCGTGATCTGCAGTGCCGCGAGGATGGCCGCCTTGTGGTTCTCCACCACGGGCGCCGAGTTGAGCACCCGCTTGATGGACTGGTCGACATACTGCGCCACTGCCCGCGTGTGCTCGGGCGAGGCGTCGGAGCGAATCGAGTACTCCTCTCCGACGATCATCACCTTCACCAGGTGCCGCTTCTCGCTCATCCGCGACCGCTCCCCGTAGTGGTGCCCGGCAGCGCCCGCCCCTGCTGCTGGCGGAGGAAGTGGACGCGCGCCAGGAGCTGCCGTGTGCGCTCGGTGGCGTAGACGACGCGCGCCCTCAGGTCGGCGTTCTCCAACTCCAGCGCCCGCAGGCGTTCCAGGCTCGGGGCATCGCCCCCCTGCTGCAACGCCACCTCGAGGGTCCGCACCCGCGCCTCGGCCGCCAGCGCCCGGCGGCGGAAGCCGGCCAGCTCCTCGCCGAGGTGGTGCACCAACTGCTCGAGTTGGCGGAATGCGGGCGACTCAGGCGCTTCGTGCACGGACACCGAGCTCGGTCTCGAGGGTACGGAGGATCTTCTGGCGACGGCCATCGACTTCCTTGTCGCGAAGTGTGCGCGTGGCGTCACGGAAGGTCAATCGCCACGCCACGCTCCGGTGAGCGTCGGGGACCCCGGCGCCGCGGAATTCGTCGAAGAGCTCCAGGCGTTCGAGAAGGTCGCCGCCGCTCCGGCGGATCAGCTGCTCCACCTGCGCCGCCGTCACGCCGTCCGGGACAAGCAGGGCGAGATCGAACTCCGCGGGCGGCGTGGTGGGAAGGGGGCGGTAGGTCACATGCCCCTTGGCCGGGGCGCGAGAGCTGCCCCCCGCGCCGTAGTCGTGTCCCCCCGGCGCCGCGACCGCGGCATTCGGGAGCCGTCCCAGGGTGACCTCGACGCCGAACGCGTCCTGCGCCCAGACCGGCTTGTCCAGGGCCATCCGCTCGACGGTCCCCACCTCGCCCCCCTTGGCCGAGATGCGCCAGAGCACGGGGGCGCCGTCGCCCGCCTCGAGCGTGATCCGCATCCCGGGGTACGCCAGCTCCGCGATTCGCTCGCCGAGCGCCTTGGCGTCCCACGCGTCGAATACCTCCTTGGCGCGGTCGGTGAAGTGCGGCGGACGCCGGCTCCCCATCACGAGGGCCCCGACACGCACCTTTTCCACCGGCAGCTGTCCGTCGCGCGGCGCAAAGACCGACCCGACCTCGAAGAGGCGCACGTCCCCCTGCATCCGGCTCAGGTTGTACTCGGCGCGCCGGGCGAGCGTCTCGAGGATCGAGACACGCAGGTGCGGTTCGTCCTCGGCGAGCGGATTCTCCACGCGCGCGTGCGTCGCGTCGTCGCCGGCGACGAAGGGGAGCGGGCGCACCTCGAAGAGTCCCATCCCCACCAGCGCGTCGCGGATGCGGCGCCCCGTCACGTGCAACGGATGGTCGGGGACGGTGCCGGGACGGAACGGGAGGACCACGTCGGGGAGCGCGTCGTAGCCCCGCAGCCGCGCCACCTCTTCCACCAGGTCGGCGTCGCGCGACACGTCGTGACGCCAGGAGGGGGGCGTGACGTCGAGCGTCTCCTCGCCATCGCCCCGGGAGGCGACGGCGAATCCAACGGACGACAGCAGGCGCGTCACCTCGGCGGCATCGACACGCTGGCCGAGGAGCCGCTCCACGCGGCGGGAGGTGATGGCGACGCTCGCGCGCGACGCGGGAGCGCGCCCGAGGTCGATCGCCTGGCCGTCCACTTCACCGCCCGCCAGCATCGTGATGAGCTGGGCGGCGATGGAGAGTGCGTGCGGGGCGATGTCCGGGTCGATCCCGCGCTCGAAGCGGTAACTGGCGTCGGTGCCGAGCCCGAGCTGCCGCCGCGTGGGGCGCACGTGGCGCGGCGTGAAGTACGCCACCTCGAGGAAGACGTCGGTGGTGGTGGCCGAGACCTCGCTCTCCTTTCCGCCGATGACGCCGGCCACCGCCACCGCCCGCTCCGCGTCGGCGATGACCGTCATCCGCGGGTCGAGCGTGCGCGAGACCCCATCGAGGGTCACCAGCGTCTCACCCGCGCGGGCGCGCCGCACCACCACGGTCTGTTGCGCCA
This genomic interval carries:
- a CDS encoding exodeoxyribonuclease VII large subunit, with translation MAAISVATLTRTVKDVLEGAFPPLWVRGEVTDFKQHRNGHWYFTLRDQEASVSCVVWSRETRRIPAPPDEGMTVVALGQVTLYPARGSLQFSVKSLDAVGDGLWRKAFELSRARLERDGLLDPARKRPLPFFPRRIAVITSPGGAVLHDIVSVTQRRNALVELVLIPAVVQGDGAPASLCAALERLAAWGGADAAIIGRGGGSREDLWAFNDEQLARAVAACPVPIISAVGHEVDVTLCDLVADWRAPTPSAAAERAVPVLADLQREVAALGRQLQSAAAARVRDARRRLEQVARHGEQVARRLVERRRLTLERVAGQLHALSPLATMTRGYVVATTPAGELLASARSVETGDAVHIRFRDGRAETRVERVVREDDPKTEQA
- a CDS encoding bifunctional 5,10-methylene-tetrahydrofolate dehydrogenase/5,10-methylene-tetrahydrofolate cyclohydrolase, producing the protein MSHDSTHQLAQRIDGVAVARAVREDVAREVAELKARGITPGLTVVIVGEDPASQSYVKSKEKASVEAGMKGETIRLPAETAQAELEALIDRLNADPTVHGILVQSPLPKHMDANTVVRRIAPHKDVDGFHPVNVGKLLIGEKDGFAPCTPAGVQELLVRYGISTSGKDVVVVGRSNIVGKPMASLLIQQGAGGDCTVTVCHSRTRDLAAHTRRADIVIAALGRPESITGDMIRPGAVVIDVGISRVDDPTDKRGYRIVGDVHFESASKVASHITPVPGGVGPMTIAMLLKNTVRAARQAAPAQPS
- a CDS encoding ribonuclease Y → MNPTFLVAALGVLCVAASAAFFVLGRRAGRSAEVGAQKQAKATAEELSKRIVGDAEREAESMRKSAVLAGKEELIKLREAWEVEARHRRDEVEREERRVDEREAQVEKKMDVLDQRDRDLGRRASDLGRKEKSVAEREQELERLIADERRRLESLAGMSASEAKTELIARLEREAEADAANRIREIRETARKNAEREAKKIVALAVQRIASEHTSEISVSSVALPNDEMKGRIIGREGRNIRAFELATGVDVVIDDTPDTVVVSCFDPIRREVARLSLEKLVTDGRIHPGRIEEVVAKSRKEVDQQIVELGEEAAYETGIHGLHPEIIKLVGRMKWRTSYGQNILDHSKEVAHLAGIMATELGLDVAMAKRGALLHDIGKVLTHEHEGTHVQLGVEVATKYGEHPLIINAIAAHHDDVPHESEISVLVQAADAISGSRPGARREAFETYVKRLEGLEKIASSYKGVDKVYAIQAGRELRVIVTPDGVDDVRMGALADEIARRIEAELQYPGQIKVVIIRETRAVDVAR